A genomic window from Glycine soja cultivar W05 chromosome 10, ASM419377v2, whole genome shotgun sequence includes:
- the LOC114372023 gene encoding uncharacterized protein LOC114372023, with translation MDATKVVTLKAIEATPSTFKDYGQVIEASPDGQEFGSHDAQLDLSQGTPRFYIMHIENRPLKFSSITHHASVTQCLGSIGGHVWYLGVAKSSIVDSNEIKDGTSKKIVQSPSGHSYVPPAIEDVQVFKVAGSKFLKLNRGTWHAGPLFKAAAIDFYNLELSNTNVIDHTTHSFENDNGVVFLIDE, from the exons ATGGACGCCACGAAGGTAGTGACGCTGAAAGCAATCGAAGCAACTCCGTCAACCTTCAAAGACTACGGTCAGGTCATCGAGGCTTCGCCGGACGGCCAGGAATTTGGTTCCCACGATGCTCAACTCGACCTTTCTCAAGGAACTCCAAG gtTCTACATTATGCATATTGAAAATCGCCCGCTTAAGTTTTCTAGTATTACACATCATGCAAGCGTGACTCAGTGCCTCGGGTCTATTGGTGGCCATGTTTGGTATCTTGGAGTGGCCAAGTCATCCATTGTTGATTCAAATGAAATCAAGGATGGCACAAGCAAGAAGATTGTGCAGTCACCTTCCGGTCATTCATATGTGCCTCCAGCCATTGAGGATGTCCAAGTTTTCAAGGTTGCAGGTTCCAAATTTCTTAAGCTTAACCGGGGAACATGGCATGCTGGCCCTCTATTTAAGGCAGCTGCAATCGACTTTTACAATCTAGAACTGAGCAACACAAAT GTAATTGATCATACCACACACAGCTTTGAAAATGACAATGGAGTGGTCTTTTTAATTGATGAGTAA